The Aquincola tertiaricarbonis genomic sequence CTCCAGCTGCAGCCGCGCAGGTGCCACGCCGTGGCGCTGCAAGAGCGCCGACACCCGCGCGGGCAAGCCCGCGTCCTGCAGGTCGTGGGTGGAGATGTTCACCGCGATGGTGAGCGACAGGCCTTCGCGCTGCCAGCGCGCCAGCGTGCGCACCGCCTGCTCCAGCATCCAGTCGGTCAGCGGGCCGATGCGGCCGGTGCGCTCGGCAAAAGGCACGAACTCGCCGGGCGGCACCCAGCCGCGCTGCGGGTGGCGCCAGCGCACCAGCGCCTCGGCGCCGCGCAAGGTGCCGTCCAGCGAGAACTTGGGCTGCAGGTACTGGTGCAACTGGCCGCCCTCGATGGCCTCGGCCAGCGCCGACAGCAGACTCAGCTGCGACTGGCGTGACGCCTCCAGCGAGGGCGCATACACCGCGCAGCCGATGTGCAGGCGCTTGGCCTCGAACAGCGCCTGCTCGGCATGGCGCAGCAGCGGCTCCAGTGCGGGGGCATCGGCGGGGTACATCGCCAGCCCGGTGGTGATGGACAGGTCCAGCGACTCGCCCTGCCAGCGCACCTGATGCTCCACCTCGCGTTTCATCGCCAAGGCCATCTCTCGCGCGCTGTCGGTGTCGCTGGTGGGCACCAGCGCCGCGAAGGTGCCACCGGCCACGCGGGCCAGGCGGCCCTCGGCGCCGATGACCGTCTGCAGCCGTTCCGCGGCATCGCAGATCACCGCGTCGCCGGCATCAAAGCCCAGCAGCGCGTTGATGGTCTTGAGCCGGTCGATGTCGAAGCACAGCAGCGTGACCTGCCGACCGGCCCGTTCGGCGCCGGCCAGCAGCGCCTCGCCTTCGGCCAGGAAGCGCGGGCGCTGCGCCAGGCCGGTCAGGCTGTCGGTGTTGACCAGGCGGTGGATGCGCAATTCGCGCTCGCTCACCGCCTCGGCCAGGGTGTTGAGCGCCGCCGAGACGCGGCCCACCTCGTCCTGCGTGGTCACCGCCACGCGGCTGCGGTAGTCGCCCGCGGCGATGCGGCGGGCCGCCCGTTCGGCATGCTTGAGTGGCTGGGCGATGCCGCGCGCCACCCGCAGCGAGAACAGCGTGCCCACCACCAGCGCCAGCGACACCAGCGCCAGCAGCAGCAGCCGGTCGCGCCGCAGGCGGGCCTGGGTCTGGGCGGTCGCCAGGTTGGCCGCCGCCTCTTCGGCCTCGTTGAAGTGGTCGCGCGCCACGGCCAGCAGGTCCAGCGTGTCCTGCGTGTCTTCGGCCAGGGTGCGGCGCGCATAGGCCACGGCGCCGGCCTCGAACCAGTCCAGCGTGTCGCGCGAGGCGCGCAGGTATTCGGTCAAGCGCGCGCGCACCTCCTCGAAGGCCTCCTGCCGCGGCCCGGGCGGCAGCAGCACCTCCAGCGCCTCCACCGCCTGGCGCAGCCGCGCGTTGGAGGCGGCGATGCCGGCCCGCAGCCGCGCCTCGTCCTGCGACGTGTCGTTCACCAGCTGCAGCATCTGCCGGGTCGAGCTGTCGGCCTCACGCCCGATCTGCGCCGTCAGTGCCACCACGCGCAACTGCTCGCGTGACAGCTCCGCCAGGGCCTGTGAGGCGGCATGCATGCGGGCCAGCGCCAGCCCGGCCAGCAGCAGCATGGCCATGAGCAGCACCGCGAAGGCGCCCACCAGTCGCACACCGATGCGGTGGACGAAGGGCAGGGGCGGCTCGGTCGTGGTCGAGGCGATCATGCTGCCCATATCGGCCACTGCCGGAATTACTTTTGCCGAATTTGCAGGCTGCTGCCGGTTGGAAGGCCGCCGCACCTGCCGCAACCCCGCACACACACGGGGCGTGGGCTGCCGCGCCTATCATGGTCCGCCCATCCTCTTCCGCAGGCCGCGCCGGCCGCTTGCCCCCGATGCGCCGCTGTTTCGCTGCATTCCTGATCTGCATGAGCATGATGT encodes the following:
- a CDS encoding putative bifunctional diguanylate cyclase/phosphodiesterase, with amino-acid sequence MIASTTTEPPLPFVHRIGVRLVGAFAVLLMAMLLLAGLALARMHAASQALAELSREQLRVVALTAQIGREADSSTRQMLQLVNDTSQDEARLRAGIAASNARLRQAVEALEVLLPPGPRQEAFEEVRARLTEYLRASRDTLDWFEAGAVAYARRTLAEDTQDTLDLLAVARDHFNEAEEAAANLATAQTQARLRRDRLLLLALVSLALVVGTLFSLRVARGIAQPLKHAERAARRIAAGDYRSRVAVTTQDEVGRVSAALNTLAEAVSERELRIHRLVNTDSLTGLAQRPRFLAEGEALLAGAERAGRQVTLLCFDIDRLKTINALLGFDAGDAVICDAAERLQTVIGAEGRLARVAGGTFAALVPTSDTDSAREMALAMKREVEHQVRWQGESLDLSITTGLAMYPADAPALEPLLRHAEQALFEAKRLHIGCAVYAPSLEASRQSQLSLLSALAEAIEGGQLHQYLQPKFSLDGTLRGAEALVRWRHPQRGWVPPGEFVPFAERTGRIGPLTDWMLEQAVRTLARWQREGLSLTIAVNISTHDLQDAGLPARVSALLQRHGVAPARLQLELTETGLMDSSQDPVTVLHALCDTGVGLAIDDFGTGHSSLAYLQRLPMHELKIDRSFVTEVHADARRRELLQSIVHLGHGLGLKVTGEGVETAAELQALRQAGCDLVQGYHTGRPMDLAAFETWREQRTLPAASGMCHAS